A single window of Verrucomicrobium sp. DNA harbors:
- the lpxA gene encoding acyl-ACP--UDP-N-acetylglucosamine O-acyltransferase produces MIHPSAHVDPAARLGKDVRVGAGAVVDAGCIVGDGCEIRAHAVVTGGTVLGQGNQVGYGAILGAEPQDHAYKADPENPSRLVIGDHNVIREYATLHRGTKPGSETRVGSHNFLMTGCHVGHNCRIGDRATIVNNVLLAGYVEVQDRAFMGGGAVVHQFVRIGELAIVRGGSAVGKDVPPYCMSPELNQVSGLNRVGLRRAGLPESARRNIFRAFSLLYRQGLNVTQALERIEADLEGAEIGKLLAFIRESKRGICKAYQRGGAKLETADTD; encoded by the coding sequence ATGATCCATCCCTCCGCCCATGTCGATCCGGCCGCCCGGCTGGGGAAGGACGTCCGCGTCGGTGCCGGGGCCGTGGTCGACGCCGGGTGCATCGTCGGGGACGGCTGCGAGATCCGCGCCCATGCCGTCGTCACCGGCGGCACCGTGCTGGGGCAGGGGAACCAAGTCGGCTACGGCGCCATTCTGGGGGCCGAGCCGCAGGACCACGCCTATAAGGCCGATCCGGAAAACCCCAGCCGCCTCGTCATTGGCGACCACAACGTCATCCGGGAATACGCCACTCTCCACCGCGGCACCAAGCCGGGGAGCGAGACCCGCGTCGGCAGCCACAACTTCCTCATGACCGGCTGCCACGTCGGCCACAACTGCCGCATCGGCGACCGCGCCACCATCGTCAACAATGTCCTTCTGGCGGGTTACGTGGAGGTGCAGGACCGGGCCTTCATGGGCGGCGGCGCGGTGGTCCACCAGTTCGTCCGCATCGGGGAGCTGGCCATCGTCCGGGGCGGCAGCGCCGTGGGAAAAGACGTGCCCCCCTACTGCATGTCGCCGGAGCTAAACCAGGTCTCCGGCCTCAACCGAGTCGGCCTGCGGCGGGCAGGCCTGCCGGAATCCGCCCGGCGCAACATCTTCCGCGCCTTCAGCCTCCTTTACCGGCAAGGCCTCAACGTCACCCAGGCCCTGGAACGGATCGAGGCCGACTTGGAAGGGGCGGAAATCGGCAAGCTCCTTGCTTTCATACGGGAA